From a single Raphanus sativus cultivar WK10039 chromosome 3, ASM80110v3, whole genome shotgun sequence genomic region:
- the LOC108844237 gene encoding protein disulfide-isomerase like 2-1, whose amino-acid sequence MAKSQIWFGLALLALLVVSSAVADDVVVLTDDSFEKEVGKDKGALVEFYAPWCGHCKKLAPEYEKLGASFKKAKSVLIAKVDCDEHKSVCTKYGVSGYPTIQWFPKGSLEPQKYEGARNAEALAEYVNKEGGTNVKLAVAPQNVVVLTPDNFDEIVLDQNKDVLVEFYAPWCGHCKSLAPVYEKVATVFKQEEGVVIANLDADAHKSLGEKYGVSGFPTLKFFPKDNKAGQDYEGGRDLDDFVSFINEKVGTSRDSQGQLTSKAGIVESLDALVKELVAASEDEKKAILSRIEEEASNLKGSTTRYGKLYSKLAKSYIEKGSGYATKEVERLGRVLGKSISPVKADELTLKRNILTTFVASS is encoded by the exons atggCGAAATCTCAGATCTGGTTCGGTCTAGCCTTACTCGCGTTGCTTGTCGTGTCATCAGCCGTAGCAGACGATGTGGTTGTGCTGACGGATGATAGCTTCGAGAAGGAAGTTGGTAAAGATAAAGGAGCTCTTGTCGAGTTTTACGCTCCCTG GTGTGGTCACTGCAAGAAACTTGCTCCAGAGTATGAAAAGCTAGGGGCAAGCTTCAAGAAAGCTAAGTCTGTCTTGATTGCAAAG GTAGATTGTGATGAGCATAAGAGCGTCTGCACTAAATATGGTGTTAGTGGTTATCCCACCATTCAGTGGTTTCCTAAAGGCTCTCTTGAACCCCAAAA GTATGAAGGTGCACGCAATGCTGAAGCTTTGGCTGAATATGTCAACAAGGAAGGAG GCACCAACGTGAAATTAGCTGTAGCTCCGCAAAACGTAGTAGTATTAACACCTGACAATTTCGATGAGATTGTACTGGATCAGAACAAAGATGTCCTCGTCGAGTTTTATGCCCCATG GTGCGGCCACTGCAAGTCCCTCGCTCCT GTGTATGAGAAGGTAGCGACGGTGTTTAAACAGGAAGAAGGTGTAGTAATTGCCAACTTGGATGCTGATGCACACAAAAGCCTCGGCGAGAA GTATGGAGTAAGTGGATTCCCAACACTAAAGTTCTTCCCAAAAGACAACAAAGCCGGTCAAGACTATGAGGGTGGAAGAGACTTAGATGACTTTGTAAGCTTCATTAATGAGAAAGTTGGGACCAGCAGAGACAGTCAAGGGCAGCTTACTTCAAAG gCTGGTATAGTTGAAAGCTTAGATGCGTTGGTAAAGGAGCTAGTTGCAGCCAGTGAAGATGAGAAGAAGGCAATCTTGTCTCGCATCGAAGAGGAAGCTAGTAACCTCAAGGGGTCCACAACAAG GTATGGGAAGCTTTACTCGAAACTCGCAAAGAGCTATATAGAAAAAGGTTCAGGCTATGCTACAAAAGAAGTCGAGCGGCTTGGACGCGTCCTTGGCAAG TCTATAAGTCCGGTGAAAGCTGATGAATTAACTCTCAAGAGAAATATCCTGACCACTTTCGTTGCTTCATCGTAA
- the LOC108845152 gene encoding mitogen-activated protein kinase kinase kinase 20, with product LGEGSFGSVSLYQGLRYDGTVVSVAVKTSDRQHAESLFREVQILSEFKGCTRIVQCYDTRVKASLNQLNGCVEYKIPLEYAPGGSLSSFINKFKDDKLPDPMIRDFTRMLLEGLDTIHAHGYVHCDLKPENILVFPSHVNNNGVWRSSFQLKISDFCLSRREGDSSWWEPSRPFAGTSIYMSLNSVSYGETEKDLDLWSLGCCVLEMYTGKRPWWHKNYEADDLMKDQEPLIPSDLPLEAKLFILTCFARRTKDASRLLMLS from the coding sequence cTTGGTGAAGGTTCCTTTGGTTCGGTCAGTCTCTATCAAGGCCTTCGCTACGACGGCACTGTGGTTTCCGTCGCGGTCAAAACCTCCGACCGTCAACACGCGGAGTCTCTCTTCAGAGAGGTTCAAATCTTGTCTGAGTTCAAAGGGTGTACGAGAATCGTCCAGTGCTACGACACCAGAGTGAAAGCAAGTCTCAACCAACTTAATGGTTGCGTGGAGTACAAGATTCCCTTGGAGTACGCTCCTGGAGGAAGCCTGAGTAGTTTCATCAACAAATTCAAAGACGATAAGCTGCCTGATCCTATGATCAGAGACTTCACACGTATGCTTCTCGAAGGCTTAGACACGATTCACGCACACGGGTACGTTCACTGCGATCTCAAACCGGAGAACATCCTCGTTTTCCCTAGCCACGTCAACAACAACGGCGTGTGGAGATCTTCCTTCCAATTGAAGATATCTGATTTCTGCTTGTCGAGAAGGGAAGGAGACAGCAGCTGGTGGGAACCTAGTCGTCCCTTTGCTGGAACATCGATCTACATGTCTCTGAACTCGGTTTCTTACGGTGAGACAGAGAAAGACCTAGACTTGTGGTCGTTAGGGTGCTGTGTGCTTGAGATGTACACTGGGAAGAGACCTTGGTGGCATAAGAACTATGAAGCGGATGATCTCATGAAGGACCAAGAGCCACTGATTCCGAGTGATCTTCCTTTGGAAGCAAAACTCTTTATCTTGACTTGCTTTGCGCGGAGAACAAAAGACGCGTCGAGATTGTTGATGTTAAgttag
- the LOC108847359 gene encoding 60S ribosomal protein L7a-1: MAPKKGVKVAAKKKTEKVTNPLFERRPKQFGIGGALPPKKDLTRYIKWPKSIRLQRQKRILKQRLKVPPALNQFTKTLDKNLATSLFKILLKYRPEDKAAKKERLVKKAQAEAEGKPSESKKPIVVKYGLNHVTYLIEQNKAQLVVIAHDVDPIELVVWLPALCRKMEVPYCIVKGKSRLGAVVHQKTAACLCLTTVKNEDKLEFSKILEAIKANFNDKYEEYRKKWGGGIMGSKSQAKTKAKERVLAKEAAQRNN, translated from the exons ATG GCCCCGAAGAAAGGAGTCAAGGTTGCTGCCAAGAAGAAGACG GAGAAAGTAACGAACCCTCTATTCGAGAGGAGGCCGAAGCAATTTGGTATTGGTGGAGCTCTTCCACCCAAGAAGGATCTTACCCGCTACATCAAATGGCCCAAGTCTATCCGTCTTCAAAGGCAGAAGAGGATCCTTAAGCAGAGGTTGAAGGTCCCACCCGCCCTTAATCAGTTCACCAAGACCCTCGACAAGAATCTTG CAACCAGCCTCTTCAAGATCCTTCTCAAGTATAGGCCGGAGGACAAAGCCGCCAAGAAAGAACGTCTTGTCAAGAAGGCTCAAGCTGAAGCTGAGGGAAAGCCTTCTGAATCCAAGAAGCCTATTGTTGTCAAATACGGCCTTAACCATGTGACCTACCTCATCGAGCAGAACAAGGCGCAGCTTGTTGTCATTGCTCATGATGTCGACCCTATCGAGTTGGTTGTCTGGTTGCCTGCTCTCTGCAGGAAGATGGAAGTCCCTTACTGCATTGTCAAAGGCAAATCTCGTCTTGGAGCT GTGGTTCACCAAAAGACTGCTGCTTGCTTGTGTTTGACCACTGTCAAGAATGAGGACAAGCTTGAGTTCAGCAAAATCCTCGAAGCCATCAAG GCAAACTTCAACGACAAGTACGAAGAGTACAGGAAGAAATGGGGAGGAGGCATAATGGGATCCAAATCTCAGGCCAAGACAAAGGCCAAGGAAAGAGTACTTGCAAAGGAGGCTGCCCAGAGGAATAATTAA
- the LOC108845167 gene encoding transcription factor MYB12-like, which yields MGRAPCCEKVGIKRGRWTAEEDQILSSYIQSNGEGSWRSLPKNAGLKRCGKSCRLRWINYLRSDLKRGNITPEEEQLVVKLHSTLGNRWSLIASQLPGRTDNEIKNYWNSHLRRKLHNFIIRKPSISHDVPAVIIKAPPTKRRPGRTSRSAMKPKTHNPKNLKMKKTPESPEPEANVAVTVVAQEALMIELNGAEAELGPCNYYGTCHEGGACGNNNNNSTDGDKGVSSFDENIIDLLLDESEPSHVFTSCGGNAELNNLGDYEQAKGSSEILNQENLDCLQSCLSMESFLNYEHQVNNAFTDEFIDWDCVWQQGYDNNICDEKEGSDSMVSWLLDGDDEATIGKSNCENFGEPLDHDEENALFAWLLS from the exons ATGGGAAGAGCGCCGTGTTGCGAGAAGGTAGGGATAAAGAGAGGGCGGTGGACCGCTGAGGAAGACCAGATTCTCTCAAGCTACATTCAATCCAACGGTGAAGGCTCTTGGAGATCTCTCCCCAAAAATGCGG GACTAAAAAGGTGTGGAAAGAGCTGCAGATTGAGATGGATAAATTATCTTAGATCAGATCTCAAGCGTGGAAACATAActccagaagaagaacaactcGTTGTTAAACTGCATTCCACTTTGGGAAACAG GTGGTCACTAATTGCGAGTCAGCTACCAGGAAGAACAGACAacgaaataaaaaattattggaACTCTCATCTCCGCCGTAAACTCCACAACTTCATCATCAGAAAGCCATCCATCTCTCACGACGTCCCCGCCGTAATCATTAAAGCTCCTCCTACAAAACGCAGACCAGGGAGAACCAGCAGGTCCGCCATGAAACCTAAAACGCACAACCCAAAAAATCTAAAGATGAAGAAAACGCCTGAATCGCCGGAGCCAGAAGCCAACGTAGCGGTTACAGTGGTGGCGCAAGAAGCATTAATGATAGAGTTAAATGGAGCCGAGGCTGAGCTAGGACCATGCAACTACTATGGAACCTGTCATGAAGGAGGAGCTTGTggcaataataataataatagcacTGATGGCGATAAAGGAGTTTCATCCTTTGATGAAAACATCATCGATCTTTTGTTGGACGAATCAGAACCAAGCCACGTATTCACATCGTGTGGTGGTAATGCAGAGTTGAATAATCTAGGAGACTATGAACAAGCCAAAGGGTCTTCGGAGATTTTGAACCAAGAGAATCTCGATTGTCTTCAGTCTTGTCTGTCGATGGAGTCATTTCTCAACTATGAGCATCAAGTCAATAATGCGTTCACGGATGAGTTTATTGATTGGGACTGTGTTTGGCAACAAGGGTATGACAATAACATCTGCGATGAGAAAGAGGGTTCTGATTCAATGGTGTCCTGGCTTTTGGACGGTGATGATGAGGCCACGATCGGGAAAAGTAATTGCGAGAACTTTGGAGAACCATTGGATCATGACGAGGAAAATGCGTTGTTCGCCTGGCTTCTCTCttga